The genomic region TCCACCTTGCCGCAGGCGCCGAGCTCCACTCCCTCCAGGGAAGGTAGTAAGTCAGCAGCCACCACAGATGACAACCTTTGTCTCTGAGCGTCCAGCTTCACCTCACTGTTCAGAAAGAATCACATTTGTGTCATTGTTACAGCACCGTGCTCTCACACCACCCTGTCCTGAGAGATATGATGATATGGATGACAAAGGAAGGATGATGGCAACGTAAAAGCGAGGAGTGGGTGCTCTCTGCTTGGGTTGGTGCTTTTCTGTGTACCTGAGGTGAGCACTCTCTCCATAGGGCAGCACTGAGAAAGCAGCGTATAGCGACCGCTTGGCACAAATCAGCACGATCCTGCAGAACACAGCAAGTACAGGCAGACAAAACAGATGGTGTGTCAGTCTAGAAGCATCTACCTCAGTGACAGCTGCTGTGCACGGGGGTATTCATCAGCACAAGAGCTTCAGTGACAGAGAAATCCGTCACTGGGCCACTTTTCTGTGGATCTATGGCACTACCAAAGCCAAATATCTATCAACACGGAGCAGGAGGGGAGAGACCCGAGAGAAGCACGAGCCCTAGATGAGCTTTTGTTTTACTGAAGACctaaaaccaaaacattttgTCAAGTAAAATTTGAGCTGGCAAACAAACTGAGACTTCAAAACAGCAGTGAGTGTTTTTATGGtatattttttgggcctttATTTAGGTAGGATAGGAAAGAGGATAGAAACAGgaacagggagagagggggggggggggggggggggggtgacatgcaggaaagaggctgcaggttGTACTTAACCCCAGGCCACTTGTTTGAGGACTAGAACCTCTGCACATGAGGCACACGACCTAACCACTAAACCCGAGTGCTTTTAGACATTTTTGGCATCTTAAggccatattttttttaattaggagCTTAAAGCAACGTTAACTTGGAGAGGCCAAAACTGAGACCAAGAGCAGAGCTGTCTTGAATCAGAGACAAGCAACCAACAAACACACGACACATTCTCAAGACCTCTCTTCAAAATGGCAACACAGCCACCGGAAACAACAATGCTTCtggcacctttaaaaaaaaaaatgtacaacatCACCAGACCTCTCCCTAAACAGAAATCAATACCACACAGTCAGCAGTCTGCGGGTCTCAGGGAGAGATATCACATCACTTCCAGGGGACAGTTTAGCAACACAGAAATCCCCTCTCTGTTAGCTCAGTTATATAACCAATAAAGCCGAGCCTCAGCCCCAGAAAGGAACATGAACCGAGTGCTTCTCACAGGAAGACAAAGTAAGGAGGAAACCTCGGATCGCCACATCACACACCAGCAGAAACACGTGACTCAAAATCATACATGTGTGCATGAGATGTTGGAAAAGTGAAAtgggaataaaaataaaaggattGACTCGTGGGGAAAATCATGGCATGCTTTTATCACAGTCCAAACAAACTCATCACTTTTGTTTTCTAACACAGGATGGTATTTCAGTCCTGTCCAGCGTAGGGGTCACCTCGCTCTAGGTGCAAAGGGGTGTTGGATTTCCATACTGCACCTCTTTTGGCATTTGCAGAGCTTCCACTGGTGTTTAAATCCACAGAAGCCATCGCTCCTAAGCAGCTGTAGTGTTGTTATTCCTCTGCAGTATAAACTATGTCACTGTGCCAGAGTTAAGCAGCTTATTAAAATACTAGCAACAGGAGTGTAACTGTGCTTATGAGTCTAAGTCCTGTTTCAGAttaaacagcctttgtttattgtttgtttctcgTTTTTACAACAAGGAAATAACATTTATAGACTTGTTTTGCTTTGTACATTACATGACTCTGGGAAACTTACCTGCATCCTCTGGTATCATACTGCCTCATGCTCTTGATGAAGTGGACTTTCTTTGGCACCTTGGGCCCAGGAGAACCAGAGACATTCCTCAACCTGTGCAAAGATCATGAAGGGCACATAAGACCTCAGTAATGCTGGTATAACATTAGGCAAACAAAGGGCCTTCACATGACAAGGCTGGCTGTGTTCTCTGGAATGACTGTAAGTCTCTTTGCATCACAAATTAGGTAAAGCCCTCGTGGGATGTAAAAGAGGTACAATTCCACCTTGCAAAAAGCTGACAAGAGTCCTGTTAGGTTCATagagtagcagcagatcagcaatgtattttgggcctaaaccattcagtgctttataaaccataaGCAGGATTtcaaagtctattctctgacaaacaggaagccagtgtatggatctaagaactggagtgatgtgatctacttttttggtccttgttaggactcgagcagcagcattctgtatgagctgcagtcgtctgatggactttttagggagtcctgtaaagaccctgttacagtagtctagtctgctaaagataaatgcatggacaagtttttctgcatcctgctgagacataagtcctttaatccttgatatgttcttaaggtgatagtggGCTGGCTTTTTAATTATCTTAATGTGGCTGTTGAAATTAAgatctgagtctatgactacaccaaggtttcagGCTTGGTTTGGACATTTCATccttgcagattggagctgagcagtaacctttaacctttcttccttggctccataaacaatcatttcagttttttctttgtttaactgaagaaaatgaCCTAAAGGACACGAAGCATCCAAAGTGAACACAGAGACAGGTGAATGTTTTGTAAACATGGGATCAAAATATATTCCAAAGAGGACCCCACACTGTTTAACCTTTTCAATGAACATTAAATTAACAGGTTAAAggtgatataaaaaaaaccctgagacATTATTATTAACGCTCTTTAAAGAtgtctgcttctttcattttcatgcGGAAGTCAGCACACCGGTTGAGGCCCACGATGGGACACCGGCCCATATTTCACTCACCTCTGCCGTGAATCCACAGTGTTCCCGGTCGTTACTGGACTCAGCGCGACGGGCGTGGACCTGACCCGGGAGCAGGGCTGGTGTCCGGGGGGCGCAGGGGACTGAGGGGTGTCCGGGGTGAGCGTCTCGGACAGACTACCACTCTCCAAAAATACCTCGTTCGCCCCCACAGCGTTTGTACCGGCTGGTCCCGGAGACATTACCAAAGAAGGCCGGGTCGGACTGACCACCCCCTGGATACTGGAGTAGGAGCCACTCCCGGCCGCACCGGGTTCTGTCACCTGGGAGACCGGCCGCTGGCTAACCGCCGGCGGGGGCACGACCGTTGAACCTCCGTCCCTGTCCCTGAGTCGGAGCTCCTCGCCGGCTGTTTGGTCTGTATTTCCATTATTAAGTTGACACGGGGGCCGTCCGTCGAGAGAGATGTTAGTGAGGAACAACAGGGCCGCCTGTCTCCTCCTGGAGTCCTTCGCTTTCCTCCGTTGCTCTCGGTGGAGCTTGGCTGGTTTGCTGCCGGTGGACTGCAGACCGCAGACGGCGGTCGCCATTCtagtttgaaatgttgcttTGGAACGCACACAGAAAGAGTGACTGGTACCAGAGAATAAGCCCCGCCCCTCTAAATGCTGATTGGCTGTAGGGAAATTGTGCTTTCTAAACcttgtgaatgcgtctctgtgaTTGGATGAAATAAATATTATGCGGAAATATTCCTGCTTCCTGAAGCTGATTGGTTGTAGTATAACACATAGACGTATGTTTATGGGATAACAGGGGAGTGGTGTATTGGAGACAAAGGCAATAcctaattaaaaaatatgactGACTGCTGAATGATTAGTATTAGCCTATTAAACCAACACCTTAACCTTAAACCTAACAAGCTAATAATTGTATACAAAGACAGTCAAATCAATAGACCTATGAAGGGTTAAATACAGTagaccaggggcgtcaaactcatttcaattcaggggccacatacagtccaagttgatctgaagtgggccagaccagtaaaatcataacataataacctgtaGATAATtaaaactccaaatgtttccctttgttttagtgcaaaaaagtacaaatttgttctgaaaattttaacatttaatgaactatctttctacaaaaaccgctgtattatttttctccatgatgagtctcatagtgggccgaatatttaactctttaagccctgaaacctgctgccaacccaccaaacacacaggtttcccgttcacctgacacagagtgtaatgtgtactgcaaaagaacagagagattataataatgaagaaggtaaagttgattattttggacccctcagctccagcatgaacagttggTTTGCTGGAGtatagtgctagtgttagtattGACAGAGCGCACATGTAATgcatgcacatgtatggtaCGCACATGCacaatatgtggctcctttcaAATAATGTGGATCCACCGTTCCTACTGTGACAAGTTTATATGTACGTAAACTTTCCTGCTAATTGGAtaatcttatagtgctctaaaaagtctttatgaatatcaaccggattatgcaaacagcaagtaatctatttttattcactttGAGAAAATAGTCCCGGAGCGCCatagcactatgattttatacgacccccagaggacaaatttgaaatagcagctacttttattgaaagattgcagttaatgtcttctctgtaatttttttctctttccaaagttgttccacgggccggattggaccctctggcaggccggttttggcccacgtgccgcatgtttgacacccctacAGTAGACTGACTATAGGTGGGATTGATGTTAGCAATGAATTAACTAGGAGCCTATTTTATAGACCAGTTACAGGCAATATACAGATTGCCAAAAACTCCTTGGCATTTGTTTTATTGCCTGTAGAACTTAAACCATGAGGTGGCTAATTATGtttacaacaaaacaacaatacaacaaTATTAATGGGTTTATCAAATGAAAGCCATCGATATTGTTtctaatataaataaatcatctgaGAATACAAATTATGCCCACAAAAGTCCCTCCACTCTGCTactgtaaataataatacattgttAAAAGTAATTTACATTGGTTAAGTTAAATAAAGATCAGTTTGAAGTATTAAGTTTATTCCAGAAATACCCAGCCAGGTTTTAAGGATCCAACAGTGTTAACACATGAGGGTTTGTTCCTAGTGAGAAACTGGCACCAgctatttattttgcatttcttaaCAAGTCAGCCAAATGTGAAACTGTGATTGAGTTCAAAGAGAAGCTCCAGCAAACAGGCTGCTTGTTCTCTCATATCCCTGCAGCAATGAGAGTTAATGCGACACTTTGCTCAGGATTTTGATTTTGGTTTCACACCCCATTGACTAGCAATGAAGCTTGAGTGACTGTTTTCTCTGAGACTGAAGTGTGAAAGCTTTTCCTCTTGAGTGCAAGGGAGAAAAGAATAGGCTGATGGAAAACCTGAATCCTCTATTATTCTCAGTGAAGTAGACTTACAGTGATAACAGCATGCCAGAGATTGAGTTTAAGAATAAGTCCATGTAATGAGCGGTCACTGACCTCTGTGGATCTAAAGCTTGTAGTAATGACAGCCGCAGTGCTGCTAATCCACTGAAACATGGCAACACAGAGATTGGATTTAGTCTCAATCCAATCaaaactatctatctatctatctatctatctatctatctatctatctatctatctatctatctatctggcTTAGTTCAATCTTATTTAGAGTaatatagaaaaaataaaatcataatctCGGCCTTGGCTGAAATATAATTCTTGGAGTTTTACATTATTATGCTCTTTTGGGAAGAATCACCAATTATTGATGTCACAATTTGAGTAAATCTTGTGTCACTCTTGTGCAATATTCGAGTGACTTTTTGAATCAATTgctcagagcagcctgcagtaTCATCCTGGGATTATACTGGACCTCACAATCTGAAACATTGCTCACATTTAGTATTGGAATGAAACATTGAATGTTAAAAGTTGTTTGTAATATTTGAACACCAGCACTAAAGATAGAGAAAAAACCTTAAATCCGGCCTTAATCTGCCTTTCTCAAAGCAGCTGTcatttcttatttctt from Notolabrus celidotus isolate fNotCel1 chromosome 11, fNotCel1.pri, whole genome shotgun sequence harbors:
- the cables2a gene encoding CDK5 and ABL1 enzyme substrate 2, yielding MATAVCGLQSTGSKPAKLHREQRRKAKDSRRRQAALLFLTNISLDGRPPCQLNNGNTDQTAGEELRLRDRDGGSTVVPPPAVSQRPVSQVTEPGAAGSGSYSSIQGVVSPTRPSLVMSPGPAGTNAVGANEVFLESGSLSETLTPDTPQSPAPPGHQPCSRVRSTPVALSPVTTGNTVDSRQRLRNVSGSPGPKVPKKVHFIKSMRQYDTRGCRIVLICAKRSLYAAFSVLPYGESAHLSEVKLDAQRQRLSSVVAADLLPSLEGVELGACGKTVSYAQFLYPTNALVRQKSSGGATEGCTSQTPQSRLRGNGQRNFTPARPNNGLAQEPVVEEVVEYDPNLLSDPQWPCGRHKRVLIFASYVTTIVEYVKPSDLKKDMNETFREKFPHIKLTLSKIRSLKREMRAVSEEFGLQPVTTAMAFVYFEKLVLQGRLNKQNRKLVAAACVLLAAKISSDLRKPEVKQLIDKLEERFRLNRRELIPLEFPVLVALEMGLYLPESKVMPHYRRLVQQG